Proteins encoded within one genomic window of Ranitomeya variabilis isolate aRanVar5 chromosome 4, aRanVar5.hap1, whole genome shotgun sequence:
- the LOC143768079 gene encoding uncharacterized protein LOC143768079, protein MRSVALRWRFLRNFIFYVDIYYKICPDRSRMDMDRDKTAERILQRTLDILFQLTGEHYTVVKKTSSERCPDLVCEGWGRPLSPIMGPTPHLIQEDINDQKILELTYKMVELLTGEVPIRCQDGAVYFSMEEWEYLEGHKDLYKDVMMEVPQPLTSPDLSSKMTTPERCPRPLLPQDCKQEDPNVPHDHQGEDLTHINTTETYVRGDERCKEEIPTYDYPDECGVKPNTYEKHAIIPALPPALQSKNQSSEPFQSVSYLDSSQTIKQNESGKSYVEHQIIPTEKKPFSCSECGKYFIHKSKLLIHERIHTGEKPFSCSECGKCFKQKSKLLVHERIHTGEKPFSCSECGKCFSRKSHLLTHYRSHTGEKPYSCSECGKCFMHRSDLLKHQRIHTGEKPYSCPECGRCFKQKSHFLTHHQIHTEEKLFSCSECGKSFNRKSHFRIHQRNHTGVKPHLCQECGKSFDYKSFLLRHQRYHTGEKPYPCPECGKRFSQKPNLLIHQRIHT, encoded by the exons GTTCCTGAGAAATTTTATCTTTTACGTTGACATCTACTACAAAATCTGCCCTGACcgttcaaggatggatatggacagagacaagacggcggagaggatattacagcgAACCCTAGATatcctcttccagcttactggagag cattacacagtagtgaagaagacctctagtgagcgctgtccggacctggtgtgtgagggatggggaagacccctgagcccaatcatggggcctaCACCTCACCTGATAcaggaggacatcaatgaccagaagatcctagaactcacctacaagatggttgagctgctgactggagag gttcctataaggtgtcaggatggcgctgtctatttctccatggaggagtgggagtatttagaaggacacaaagatctgtacaaggacgtcatgatggaggttccccagcccctcacatctccag atctatccagtaagatgacaacaccagagagatgtccccgtcctcttcttccacaggactgtaaacaagaagatcccaatgttcctcacgatcatcag ggtgaagatctgacccatattaatactacagagacatatgtgaggggtgatgagcggtgtaaagaggagattcctacatatgactacccag atgaatgTGGTGTCAAACCGAATACCTATGAAAAGCATGCCATTATTCCAGCTCTACCTCCAGCCCTTCAGAGTAAAAACCAGTCATCGGAGCCTTTCCAATCAGTCAGTTATTTGGATTCATCACAGACTATTAAGCAAAATGAAAGCGGAAAAAGTTATGTTGAACATCAAATAATTCCCACAGAGAAgaaaccattttcctgttcagaatgtgggaaatattttatacATAAATCTAAATTGcttatacatgagagaattcacacaggagaaaagccattttcatgttcagaatgtgggaaatgttttaaacagaaatctaAATTGCttgtacatgagagaattcacacaggagaaaagccattttcatgttcagaatgtgggaaatgttttagccgtaAGTCACACTTGCTTACACATtacagaagtcacacaggggagaagccatattcatgttcagaatgtgggaaatgttttatgcatagatcagatcttcttaaacatcaaagaattcacacaggagagaagccatattcatgtccagaatgtgggagatgtttcaaacagaaatcacatttcctTACGCATCATCAAATTCACACAGAGGAaaagctattttcatgttcagaatgtgggaaatcttttaaccGGAAATCACATTTCCGTAtacatcagagaaatcacacaggggtgaagccacaTTTATGTCAAGAATGCGGGAAAAGTTTTGACTACAAATCATTTCTTCTTAGACACCAAAgatatcacacaggggagaaaccatatccatgtccagaatgtgggaaacgtttttcTCAGAAACCAAATCTTCTtatacatcaaagaattcacacatga